Proteins from one Juglans microcarpa x Juglans regia isolate MS1-56 chromosome 1S, Jm3101_v1.0, whole genome shotgun sequence genomic window:
- the LOC121246551 gene encoding ethylene-responsive transcription factor ERF010-like — translation MAGPEITKATVNTATATTDANVQSSKPVAVRKFVGVRQRLSGRWVAEIKDSSQRVRLWLGTYDTPEEAARAYDEAARALRGENARTNFAVPVNLINSSMSGSASLCNVGGALQPSHSDGRHGLSFSSLKARLSKNLQSIMARTSTTENNKSSSKSRVSDQSTFAKIFHFRNYNQYQGGRQMDMNNNSMEKVLVQPSIVVPPHVETEPCSWESSSVSECSTAEWVGLGRQHGLDSDGSDIGEVSFGHEHGLIMDHQIGGWMDSPEMGVFGGSCTGEGSRSKRFKVSSSVMVPPTFSGSPYN, via the coding sequence ATGGCTGGGCCTGAAATCACAAAAGCCACCGTTAACAccgccaccgccaccaccgACGCCAACGTTCAATCAAGCAAACCGGTGGCAGTTAGGAAATTTGTGGGAGTTCGACAAAGGCTCTCAGGAAGATGGGTAGCAGAAATCAAGGACTCGTCTCAGCGTGTAAGGCTGTGGCTGGGAACTTACGATACTCCCGAAGAGGCTGCTAGAGCCTACGATGAAGCTGCTCGAGCTCTTCGTGGGGAAAATGCCCGAACCAACTTTGCAGTTCCGGTTAACCTGATCAACTCGAGCATGTCGGGTTCTGCTTCCCTTTGTAACGTGGGAGGGGCGCTGCAGCCGTCACATTCTGATGGGCGGCATGGACTCAGCTTCTCTTCCTTAAAGGCTAGGTTAAGCAAAAACCTGCAGAGTATCATGGCAAGGACGAGCACTACTGAGAATAATAAGTCCTCGTCAAAAAGTAGGGTGAGTGATCAGTCTACTTTTGCTAAGATATTTCACTTCAGAAATTATAACCAATACCAAGGTGGCCGCCAAATGGATATGAACAACAACAGCATGGAGAAAGTACTGGTGCAGCCAAGCATTGTTGTGCCACCCCATGTGGAGACTGAGCCTTGTTCTTGGGAAAGCTCGAGTGTCTCGGAATGCAGTACTGCCGAGTGGGTTGGGTTAGGCAGGCAACATGGACTGGATTCAGATGGATCAGATATTGGGGAAGTTAGTTTTGGTCATGAGCATGGGTTGATCATGGATCACCAAATTGGGGGGTGGATGGATAGCCCAGAAATGGGTGTATTTGGCGGTAGTTGTACTGGTGAGGGTTCAAGGAGTAAGAGGTTCAAGGTTTCTTCTTCTGTGATGGTGCCTCCAACTTTTAGCGGGTCTCCATATAATTAA
- the LOC121246170 gene encoding uncharacterized protein LOC121246170, protein MVEESIADSQSAEDWLSHAQELVPVVLNKAREVKGFPGRWKMIMSKLEQIPACLSDLSTHPCFSKNALCKEQLHAMLKTLKGAIELADLCVGEKYEGKLRMQSDLDALSGKLDLNLRDCWLLIKTGVLGEATLPSSVAVSSAEPEATTHSNIRELLARLQIGHLEAKHRALDSLFEVMKEEEKNVLAVFGRSNIAALVQLLTATSPRIREKTVTVICLLAESGSCENWLVSEGVLPPLIRLVESGSSVGKEKATISLQRLSMSTETARAIVGHGGVRPLIEICWTGDSVSQAAAACTLKNISAVPDVRQTLAEEGIIRVMINLLDCGILLGSKEYAAECLQNLTASNDNLKRSVVSEGGVRSLLVYLDGPLPQESAVGALRNLVGSVSVEILISLGLLPRLVHVLKCGSLGAQQAAASAICWVCTSTEMKRLVGEAGCISLLVKMLEAKSNSVSVVAAQAISSLMILSQNCREVKRDDKSVPNLVQLLDPSPQNTAKKYAVSCLASLSSSKKCKKLMISYGAIGYLKKLTEMDIPGAKKLLERLERGKLKSLFSRK, encoded by the coding sequence ATGGTGGAAGAAAGTATAGCTGACAGCCAGTCTGCTGAAGACTGGTTATCTCATGCACAAGAACTTGTTCCAGTGGTACTTAATAAGGCTAGGGAAGTGAAAGGGTTCCCTGGTAGGTGGAAGATGATAATGTCAAAACTGGAGCAGATCCCAGCATGTTTATCGGACTTGTCAACTCACCCTTGCTTCTCAAAGAATGCACTTTGCAAGGAACAATTGCATGCCATGTTGAAGACGTTGAAGGGAGCAATTGAATTAGCTGACTTATGTGTAGGGGAGAAGTATGAGGGGAAGCTTAGGATGCAGAGCGACTTGGATGCTTTGTCGGGGAAGTTGGACTTGAATTTGAGGGATTGTTGGCTTTTGATCAAGACTGGAGTGCTCGGTGAGGCTACTTTGCCTTCATCTGTAGCTGTGTCATCAGCTGAGCCAGAGGCTACAACCCATAGCAATATTAGGGAGCTACTGGCACGGCTTCAGATCGGGCACTTGGAAGCGAAACACAGAGCACTTGACAGCCTTTTTGAGGTAAtgaaagaggaagagaagaatgTATTGGCTGTTTTCGGCCGGAGCAATATTGCTGCTTTAGTTCAATTGCTTACAGCAACATCTCCTCGTATCCGGGAGAAGACAGTCACTGTAATTTGCTTGCTAGCAGAATCTGGGAGTTGTGAGAATTGGCTTGTCTCAGAAGGAGTTCTGCCCCCTCTGATTAGGCTTGTTGAGTCAGGTAGCTCAGTGGGCAAAGAGAAGGCTACAATTTCGCTTCAGAGATTGTCTATGTCAACAGAAACAGCTCGTGCAATTGTTGGGCATGGTGGGGTGCGTCCACTGATTGAGATCTGTTGGACTGGTGATTCTGTTTCACAGGCTGCCGCTGCTTGTACTTTGAAGAACATATCGGCTGTCCCAGATGTGAGACAAACTCTAGCCGAAGAAGGGATTATAAGGGTTATGATCAATCTTCTCGATTGTGGAATTTTATTGGGTTCCAAAGAATATGCAGCAGAGTGCTTGCAGAATCTCACTGCCAGCAATGACAATCTAAAGAGGTCTGTTGTTTCAGAAGGTGGTGTTCGGAGCCTGTTGGTTTATCTTGATGGTCCACTCCCCCAAGAGTCTGCAGTTGGGGCATTAAGGAATTTGGTTGGCTCGGTTTCTGTGGAGATTTTGATTTCTCTTGGCTTGCTTCCCCGATTAGTTCATGTGCTTAAATGTGGATCATTGGGTGCACAACAAGCTGCTGCATCGGCAATTTGTTGGGTTTGTACCTCGACGGAGATGAAGAGACTGGTAGGTGAAGCCGGGTGCATTTCTCTGCTTGTCAAGATGCTTGAGGCTAAATCAAACAGTGTTAGCGTGGTTGCTGCGCAAGCAATTTCAAGCTTGATGATCCTTTCCCAGAATTGTAGAGAAGTTAAGAGGGATGATAAGAGTGTGCCGAATCTGGTGCAACTGCTCGACCCAAGTCCACAGAACACTGCAAAAAAGTATGCAGTTTCCTGCCTTGCATCTCTATCTTCCAGTAAGAAATGCAAGAAACTGATGATCTCATATGGAGCAATTGGATATCTCAAAAAGCTCACAGAAATGGACATCCCCGGGGCTAAGAAGCTGCTGGAGCGATTGGAAAGAGGAAAACTAAAGAGTTTGTTTAGCAGGAAATAG
- the LOC121246172 gene encoding peroxisomal membrane protein 11C, with product MSTLEATRAELGLIVLYLNKAEARDKICRAIQYGSKFLSNGEPGTAQNVDKSTTLARKVFRLFKFVNDLHALISPTAPGTPIPLILLGKSKNALLSTFLFLDQIVWLGRTGIYKNKERTDLIGRISLYCWMGSSICSTLVEIGELGRLSASMKKLQRDLNNSDKYQNEQYRAKLKQSNERSLALIKAGMDIVVAVGLLQLAPKKVSPRVTGAVGFVSSLISCYQLLPSPAKSKAP from the exons ATGAGTACACTGGAGGCAACTAGGGCAGAACTAGGTcttattgttttgtatttgaacAAGGCAGAAGCCAGGGACAAGATATGTCGTGCAATACAATATGGTTCCAAATTCTTGAGTAATGGAGAGCCTGGTACAGCCCAGAATGTTGACAAATCAACCACCTTGGCACGGAAAGTTTTCCGTCTTTTCAAG TTTGTCAATGACTTGCATGCTCTTATCAGTCCAACTGCACCAGGAACTCCCATCCCACTGATTTTGCTAGGAAAG TCCAAAAATGCATTACTGTCaactttcttgtttcttgatcAAATTGTGTGGCTTGGTAGAACGGGAATTTATAAG AACAAGGAACGGACCGACCTAATTGGCCGCATCTCTCTCTATTGTTGGATGGGTTCCTCAATTTGTAGCACTTTGGTTGAG ATTGGGGAGCTTGGAAGACTTTCTGCATCAATGAAGAAGTTGCAAAGGGATCTTAATAACAGTGATAAGTATCAA AATGAGCAATATCGTGCCAAACTTAAACAATCAAACGAGAGGTCTCTGGCCCTAATCAAAGCAGGCATGGATATTGTAGTAGCTGTTGGGCTGCTTCAATTGGCACCCAAAAAAGTTAGTCCCCGTGTAACCGGAGCGGTTGGATTTGTTAGCTCGCTTATCTCTTGTTATCAG TTGCTTCCATCGCCGGCCAAGTCCAAGGCACCATGA